The Amaranthus tricolor cultivar Red isolate AtriRed21 chromosome 2, ASM2621246v1, whole genome shotgun sequence genome contains the following window.
TTTATATTATGTGTTGTAAATGTTTAGGATATTTAGTGTTGGAATTTATGTTATGTATTTTAGGTGTTTAAATGTCAACTTTAGCATACAAAATACCTACTAAAAATTATAGTAAGGTATTTTATGAAATGCATGTACGTAGTAGATTTTTTAATGTTTGGATTAGGGTTTCGTCTCTCAAAGACAAAAGACCTATTGTTCCAAAAATGGGAAGTGCAACTAATTAAAAATAGCAGAAGCACTATATAATATCAATGGATTGCACAAACTTTCCATTTCTTGAGCCATCCCATAAAATATGAAATGACAATGAGTAACCGCGTACTAACAGTGTCGTACTGTAATCACGGGATCAAACCTTCTCCATCCCATTTAATCTATTGTGATTGCAttaaaagaaaactaaaaattcTAACCAAAATGACGTCTACAGCTCTACCTGCTCATTTTGGAGTAGATATTTCAGGGTGCTCAAGAAACTCCCATGCTGGAACCTGCACAGATGATGAAATACCAAACTTCAGAATCTGCTTCAACCATTTAACCCTATTTACCAGCTCTTCCATATCCAAGATTGTTGATTCAATGCTGTCACAGCGTGTGGAATTTAGAGCTATAGTTCCATTCAACTGTACTTTCTTTGCAGGTCCGTTTTCATGATTCTGTTGTTCAACACTAAGAGCTGCAGCAATTTCAGCTtgaacatcttggacatatgtACCAGAAACATTGTCTGAACAACTAGGCTTCCCAGTGGCAGAACCCCCAATATCCTGCATTCCTTTCTTAGAAATATTTTCGGTATACTGCAACAATTTCTTGGAGTGTCCTGATGTGTTTAGCAGGGACAGTGAGCTAACTGAAGTATGAGACGAGATTGAATGACTGAACTCCAATGAGGACCTTGGGGTGATTGTAATGCTCTCTTGGTCTTCATCCATCTCATTTaccaataattttaaatttggagCTGCAGAACAGATGAGCCAATAAAGAAGAGATATAAAAGAGTCAATTTACGCAAACAATTGAAAATAGAAGGCGTGCAAGTTGACACAGGGAAGGTGCTTTCAAAGTGCGAGGTTGCTGTGTTCAAATGGCAACCAAAATTACGCTCCCTCAATCCCCATGAGATTGAGACACTAGAAGGGGGTATGTTTTAAAATCGTAAGTGGAAAATAAGGcaaaactttcccaacttgcaAGATTGGAGAAATTTTCCGTGTCCCTTTTTTAGTCACTTAAAAAAATAAGGGGCAGAAAAAGGAACTTAGAAAGAAAATTTTGGTTGACAATTAGGAAACACTGGCATTCATTGAAACAATGAAATACAATTCTGGAAGGCCTGTGAAGAAATCATCTAACATCAACTTGAGTCATAAGTAATCACAAGTTTCATCAAGCCAGGTAAAAAAATTCGCTAAGATGGACTAGAAAATATTGACAAAGTAATTAAACTCCAATAAATGTAGCTCTTGGAGAGTAATTACAAGATCTATCACAACGCACCAACTTTCGGTTACATCCAAAAACACCATATTTGATATTCACTCCAATTTAAAgcaaatgtctcatttactttttaggTCAGTTCACCCcaattgtctcatttttattttacgtAATATTTTTTGACAAATGTAGACACCTTTTTGTAGTGGTCCCCTTCTTAATTTGTACATGAAGACACTTTTTTGTGGTAGTCTCCTTAATTTGTACATGTAAAAACCTTTTTATTGTGGTCCCCTCCTAATTTGTAGATGTAAACACCTTTTTATTGTGGTATCATTTTTACCTTAATATTTATGCAAATCCCAAATGGGACATTTGctctgaattggagggagtataatttataattacatTCATGTGCCTCAGGCACTGTTctattaagaaaagaaaacatcaaGGATTCATAAGCATGACAATTGACTCACCAAACAAATCACCGACTCCTACTAACCACCACATGATATAATTCTTTCTATGATTTAAGAAACTTAGATCACGCCAAGAAAGATGCAAAAGATTACAAAATAATACCTTGCTTCAAAGGCTGAATTAAACGAGCATGTATATGTCCACTCTGACGTTCCTGCAGAGATAGTGAACTAAGAGGTTAAAGCAATGAAAACATATTTATGCAAGGCAAGATAAGTAAACCAATTAATGACAAAATGTTGAAAAGTTCTATACTCCAAAGTGAGTTACATCAATAACATCACAGCTCACCCTTGCATAACAATAATTCAGCAGGCCTACTCCGCCTCCCACCTCGAAACCCTTCCCAGTCACTTAGCCTATCTCTCAAATGATTAGTGTTTGAAGTCGTCTACAGTAAATTTACACTATATCCAATGTCAATAATTATCCAATGTCATTTCAGTGCGCCCTTGCTTGACACCAGATATATTGTATGATATTACATCCACTTACATACTAAAAGCAGAACTGCAATGTATATCTGCATATGACATGTGGATGCCTTCCCTTTCCCCCACCCTTCCAAAGTCCCAACTACAAAAACATATTAATGTCTTATTAGTTTTACTTTCTTATAATTTGTCTCTAAAAGAAAACATACATGTTTTTCACATGTTGCTTTGCATTTGAATCCAGCCTAATGATTCAAGATTCATTATGGAAGGAATGGCCTTCACTCTACATccctttttgttttttagaCTCCATCCCTTTTTCTTTGTTACAACATATCCCAAAAGTTCTAGAGGCACAAGTTCAAGGAATTAAGTATTGAATATATGGTAGATACAACTCAGTGGATATGAAACCATCAGCTCAAAGCCTCAGCTTTTGTTAATTTGGAAAATTTGGAAAGTGAATTGCAGAGAGCTGATAGAAGCATTACTAACTCGCATTTCCAACAAGAGGTAAGTGAAATGTTACTATTAGTCCAGGTAGGGTAGGTTAGGCCTTAGGGACATCACTATATCATTGCTTACACTAGTTGGATGTCAAAATTAACCACGAAGGCTTCTAATGATTAAACCTTTGCAGGATAGGCAACTAAATGACATAAGTAGAGGCACTATCAAATTGGAAGATAAAGACACTGCGCCAAGTGCATGCTTCAAATACATTGGGTCAAACTTCCAGCGCGTAGTGCAAAAAAAGGACAAAATCCCATATTGTGACCATGTCATAAAGGTTTTTGACCTTACTGCAGGTCAATCCGCATTGACCTTAAATCCGTTTCGCAACCATGATCGAAACCATATTTTTGCACCAATACAGAGTAGGGTTATTTACTAGAGGCTAACATTTCACTAGCCACCACTCAACAGAGCTTAGTGGGGCCTTGAGTGTTAATAGAGCCCATAGAAACCTGCTAAACCCAGTGCATGACACTTCACTCAAAGTCTAAAGCCCGTCTAACCTTGAATAGATAAAGAACTTCACACtaactttttttataatttacattgtattttaattcttttataattatataatccTTTTCCCTCTTATACATGAGAACATATAAGaatataagattaaaaaaacacataataCCCTGAAAATATTAGTGTACATAAATCTCATTATAAGTGCCCAAAGATCCTTAGCGAAATCCAATAAGGGTTCTAAACGTATTGATCTAGAAcgattagaaaaaaaaatttattgatgTTAAATCATCTAAACTCATAAATCAGAATCCTAGTTCAACCCAAAAGACACAAATTATGCTAGGATTTAAGAATTACATAGCATTGGTACAATATGATTAAGTATACTATGAGCAGGATTGACAAAATCCTTGATTAGCTTCTTCAAGTTTCGATAAAAAGAAATATGATCAATCGTAGTTTCAAAGTGTAGatttattttttgacacttATTATACCACCAATGGAAAGCCTAATGAACATTAAAATATCTACATGTTGCAATGCGATAGTGAAAGAACCCTAAAGTAGATGAAATGACCAAAACTACAAAAAGCATGTTTTGTGAGCTTCAAGTTCAGTTTAAAGAAAAACCTACAAAAAAAATAGGTTGAATCATAGTACAAATTTAAGGTCGCATCACATTGACCGCGTTGTAACGGTTTTCAAAATAATCGAAGCTAATATTACCCTTCTTCGAGTTCAGACACTTGGATTTGGTTCCTAATCCATCCAATGGTTTTTCTTGTGCATCATTATATTCCTGCCTCGTTTCCTCTTCTTCGAGCCTGTGTTTGGTTGGTTGCCTTAGGGAAGCTTAATGCAATAGAAAATTTACAGACTAGGAGACCTACTAAGTCTTTGAATGCACATATACGcattatgtgtttaaaggatgaagaaaattgtgataattttttatgtattgCAGTTTTGCAAAGGATTTTTGGACTAGGTAATTTAAGATTGGAGGGGGAGAGTGGATGGCTCCGAGAAGAATTAGGGATTTCTTATTCACTAATTTTCATGGGTTTGGTGGCAATAGAGATCTCAAGAAGTTATGGATGCGTTGTTGTTATGCAATTCTATGGTCTATCATGTTGAAAAGAAATAGGCGAGTTTTTGACGATCGATTCTTGTCCTTAGACATTATTGTGGATAAGGCAAAAAATTTTAGCCTAGTTATGGTCTAAGGCCAACAACCTCtttcaatattatttttaaaacgagCTATGTAGAAGAGAATGGAACGTACTAATGCAACTAAATAGATAGACTTTCTTGGGATTTCTCATCCATATAATGTACAACTGAAGATCATTGATAAAATTTTActcatcaaaaaaaattaaaaacctctCGCGTTTTAAAGGGGTAAAAAACTCGGTCTTGGCTGTTTTTATGAACATCTTGTGCTTTTGGCCGATATTTGTCGTTACAATAACCGCATGACTCTCAGCAAGTTGTTACTGgatttttgcactatgggtCGATTAACCAATAATACcacagaaaaataaaatagtatgaaGAGTTAACCTCAGGTTTAGGGACCGTCCAACCAAATTTCGGAGACCATTCCAATGATGGACGAAGATTTTCGCAGTCAACCTCATAAGAAGATCCCTCGCCTCTGGGTGGGTCCAGTAACTTGACCTAAGCGAGAGAAATAACttaaatagaagtatataaCACTAGTAAAAGGAAAAATATGATGAGACAACAACATCACAATTCACACAGCATAAACCACTAATTGCTGAACTAATTGAAGTCCTGACAATATAATGAACATGAAATGCAAGTCAATAAGGATAAAAAGGCACAAGATTCTGCATTTCTGCAAGAGGCGTCAATCCATAATCAAATCTAAATGTCAAGAGCCAACAAACTGTTCTTTGAGAAGAAAATTCTAAGAAAAGAATGTGGACCTACATCAAGGACGCTTTTCAAAGTTAGACAGACTACAATCCCAGCCTACAAACAAATCAAAGCAGATTTGTATATTTGTcttctttaaatttaaaatgagaaaataaCCACAATTCAACAAGCATTTGTGACTTACCAttcatcatttgaaatttaaaaattctaGCTTTAAGTTCTCTTTTACAGGAATTTAGTGCAGTGCAGAAAAAATGGACCAGAGAAAAGAACTGTAGAGCAGGTATTTCACTCCATGCATGCAGCTTGCTCTGTACTAAGGAAAAATATTACTCATTCAGTAACACACAAACTCCAAAGATATaatttggtcattgatattACAAACCCCAACGCAAACTCCAGGATCATTGCATCTGTTTTAACCGTTTAGGGAGAATAGTTCACAATCATTCACTATTATTGCTATTTTTCAATTGAGATGCGATAACCAAAACTGAAAAACAGGAAAAAAACAACTCAGGAATTGTTTCtttaaagtattatttttaCTCAAACCGTAAGAAAAACACCTGCTTTCCAAGCGATGAATGTCATAAGTCGTAACAGAACACTGGAAATGATGACAAAAATCTATTTCAAATCAAGAAATGAGTGGAAAAATAGATTGGAATAAAGAACAAATggacaaatcaaaataaaaaaataagcccTATAAAGTAATTATCAGGTAAACGGAAAACAGATCAGCAATCCAGCCCTAAAGAGATCACAACAAACTACCACGCATTGAGAACACACAGTAATGAAGCACTTAAGACACAAAGTCTGTATGAGGGGAAGCTTCAAACAAATAAGATGTCAAAAGCACATGATAAAAGATCCGAGTAAGATGGTGTGACTTTGAGCAAACATATACTTCTTAAGTTCAAAACACTGGCAACAAGGGAGATTTGTAACGCCAATTAATGTATatagaaaatattatattaaaaagcCCACCCTAGATACTTGACCAAACCAGATATTCCATTGTGTAACCATTATAATCAAATCGGTATGATGTAACCATCTGAGCCATGAAACTTGTAgagagaaaatattttaaaagatgTGCAGGGAGTAATACCTTGGCCCTTTTATCATCTATAATGTCAGTTATTGTTCCAGACCAGAAACATCCAGAAAAGAACCAGTCAACCAAATCCCCAACCCTCCAAACATCAGCAACTGCAACTATGACTTCTGAAATCGTGCTTAAATCAGGCAAATCACTTTCATGGAAATATCCCGGAAAGTGTGGGCGCAACATGAGCTCTCTTTTTGCCTTCTGGCCACTACTACTCTCTGTGGGTGAGGCGTAAAGAGTCACCGTTTCTTCTTCTGCGACAAAAGAGATTGAAATTAACTTAGGTGTTTCTAGAATCAAATATAAGGATACACAGAGAAATTAATTACCAAATTAAGCTCATGACAAAGTAATAACTGATAACTATGTTAGATCAAAATATTTCAAGCCCTTTCATGAAATTGAGTCTAAAGAGAAGGCATTTCTGACTCCTTTAAAATAAAGGTTGCAATTCATATTAAAAATGTTAagaaatatttgttattatcatAACTAGAATAAGCATCAGAAGCAGATAAAGGTGAGAACTAACTATAGCAAAGATCATTTATAAATGGTAGGCGAGCGGACAAGGTGCACATGGAAATTCAAAATGAAAGACTTCATACACTCTTCTACTAGGGAAAGAAGGAGCTGACATTAGACCTTTGCAATATAATCAAGGAAATAAAAGAGTTAATTTCTCATCAAGGACCTCACTTAGCTGctattcagaaaaaaaaaattaaaaaaaaaagacccCAGGAGACTCACATTTTCTAGACACAAGACTCCTGTGTCTCCGACAAAGCAAGAAAACGTTTGACATTCTTTCAATTTTCTAAGGAGTACACCAAAGAAAAGATTTATATAGCTTCTTATTAAAAAGAAGTCGGCTCCCAAGTAGCAATGTTTCACAAAAAAATGGGCACATCTTTTAGCTTAGCCAACAACAATTTACACCAGTGGTATCTAAgaattccttcatcatcaaaaacttAATAAGAATTATGTATAAGAACTTTTCAAGGAGATAACAATGGAAGAGGTGAAAGAAGCTCTCAGGAAAATGGGTAGAGCCAAAGTGGTAGGCCTGAATAATATTCCTATTGAGATATGGAATCATTTAGACAAAAGGGTCATTTGTGGTTGACAaaccttgttattattattatgaagaTAACTAGGATGCCAGAGTAATGGAGGGAAAGCAAACTTattcaattatattaaaaaaaaaaaggcaacaCTCAATTAAGTAAGAATTAAAAAGGGATCGAACTTCTATATCACACGATGCCACACGATGAGACTGTAGGACAGAGTGATAGAGAGACATTGAGGAAAAAACgataataaaaaagaatatatttGGCTTCATGGTTAGACGATCCATCATATGTGACAATTCACGTCCTGGGAGGTTGATGGAGAAgtacagaaaaagaaagaaaggtttacatatggtgttcattggaGAAAACTTAAGATGATAGCCTCGTATTAAAGCAATACAAGACATATATGATGGAGTCACAACTAACACGCAGTCAATGAGTTTTTTTCCGGTAGAAGTGGGTTTGCATCAAGGATAGACTCTAAGCCCTTTTTAATTGCTATAATACTTGATGAGTTAGCCTAATTTATTCGTGAATATGTACCTTCATGCAAACTATTTGTTGACGAATTTGTGCTTGTAGCGAAACTAGTGAGGAAGTCAGTGTGAGGCCAAAGAATTGAAGGGTGAACTTACGATGCTATTTTACTTTTGATTAAAGTTTCAATTGAGTAGAAAGAATATCAACTACTCAATTCAAACTGGATGCTTACCGAAAGAGGAAAATTCCGCGTACCTTTGTTCGCCTCTTCTCCACCAAGCACGGAAGTTGGACATAGACACTTACAACCTAATTACTTGGAACGCGGAACGTACGGTTGTTCCCCGATCGAGAACGTCCAACCCAGAACGCAAAACGACAATGCACCAATTTGCCTTGGAATGTGTACCAAATTGTCAAAGAGTGAGCCCATAAACGTCAGCCGCCATTGTTAAATTAGTTGAGAAAAGGAtaagaagggaaaaaggaaagagaaaagaagagaagaaaaaagaaaaagaaggaaaagaagattCACTTGCCATTAAAATGCTTGAGAAGAAGATCATGAAAATTTGCAGAACAATAGAGAAGCATGAGAAGGAGAACTCTATTTTTCAGATAGAGCTGGGAAAGAGAAAGCAAAGGGAAGAAGAAAGGTTTGTATGACAGTTGTCTATTTGCcttctttttacttttttattcattttacatCATTTGTATCACagcaaaagtaaaatattagcTGCCCCAAATCTCttctttttacttttattcATTTGACTTAttctttctttttaaattttataattaatgcaTGTTAATATTTTATTGGATTTGAAACagaactttatttttttaaaacatttcaACTTACTTAATAGCTATTTGTtttattacataattatgctagtatttactttaaaatcattttagaataaagtataataaaataatttaaaatcttataTGTTAATCGTACCTATCATTCCGGAGTCACCTTAGGTAGCATTCTCATTCCCGTCCCACATCCCGAACCGTATTCAACATAACCTACAGATCCTACATCTTAAGGAAACCAAGGTAGTTTGCTTACTTGTTGATCCGGTCTTTTCTTTTAACCGAAATTCTGAACGAAAGACATAAAGACTATGTTCTAAGGAAGAATCTGATTGCAGATATACTAGGTAACTCCAAATCAAGTGGACAGTGGTACCTGACACCTTAGGGGTTTATGCACATCTTTCGATAAAAATGAAGATCTAATTAGATAGAGACAACATACATGGAAGAACAAGTGAGAAAACCTCAGGTGACTGTTGGAGAAGATGTTGCACAAACGACCAAGCTTAAATATTTAGGAACGATAACTCAGAGTAACGGGGAGACTCATGAAGATGTAATGGATCATATTCAAGTTGGATGGCATATATAAAGTGCAATCATTAGAGTTGTGTGATAGGAGCTGAATAAAAGGTAAATTCTAACATGTTTTTGTCTGAGCTACCTTGTCATATGGGATAGAGTCTTGTCAGCAAGAGGATATATGAGCATAATATGAAAGCACAGAGATGTAAATGTTATGGTAGATGGTCAAAGTCAACACATTGACTTGGTCAATGGTTAAAGTCGATGCGAGCTAGTCAAAAGTCAAGGTCAAGATCAAAACGAAATTTTACTTGCTACAACTAATGAAGATCAAACAATAAACAAAGGCTTTCAATGGCCAAAGTTTGCATCACTTGTACT
Protein-coding sequences here:
- the LOC130805063 gene encoding uncharacterized protein LOC130805063 isoform X1, translated to MRKCQSRCFRIGQMLEARTFEKGFRGAWFRCKVKKVIRKKGRVAAYNVHYYDYIEEQEETVTLYASPTESSSGQKAKRELMLRPHFPGYFHESDLPDLSTISEVIVAVADVWRVGDLVDWFFSGCFWSGTITDIIDDKRAKVKLLDPPRGEGSSYEVDCENLRPSLEWSPKFGWTVPKPEERQSGHIHARLIQPLKQAPNLKLLVNEMDEDQESITITPRSSLEFSHSISSHTSVSSLSLLNTSGHSKKLLQYTENISKKGMQDIGGSATGKPSCSDNVSGTYVQDVQAEIAAALSVEQQNHENGPAKKVQLNGTIALNSTRCDSIESTILDMEELVNRVKWLKQILKFGISSSVQVPAWEFLEHPEISTPK
- the LOC130805063 gene encoding uncharacterized protein LOC130805063 isoform X3, with the protein product MRKCQSRCFRIGQMLEARTFEKGFRGAWFRCKVKKVIRKKGRVAAYNVHYYDYIEEQEETVTLYASPTESSSGQKAKRELMLRPHFPGYFHESDLPDLSTISEVIVAVADVWRVGDLVDWFFSGCFWSGTITDIIDDKRAKERQSGHIHARLIQPLKQAPNLKLLVNEMDEDQESITITPRSSLEFSHSISSHTSVSSLSLLNTSGHSKKLLQYTENISKKGMQDIGGSATGKPSCSDNVSGTYVQDVQAEIAAALSVEQQNHENGPAKKVQLNGTIALNSTRCDSIESTILDMEELVNRVKWLKQILKFGISSSVQVPAWEFLEHPEISTPK
- the LOC130805063 gene encoding uncharacterized protein LOC130805063 isoform X2; the protein is MRKCQSRCFRIGQMLEARTFEKGFRGAWFRCKVKKVIRKKGRVAAYNVHYYDYIEEQETVTLYASPTESSSGQKAKRELMLRPHFPGYFHESDLPDLSTISEVIVAVADVWRVGDLVDWFFSGCFWSGTITDIIDDKRAKVKLLDPPRGEGSSYEVDCENLRPSLEWSPKFGWTVPKPEERQSGHIHARLIQPLKQAPNLKLLVNEMDEDQESITITPRSSLEFSHSISSHTSVSSLSLLNTSGHSKKLLQYTENISKKGMQDIGGSATGKPSCSDNVSGTYVQDVQAEIAAALSVEQQNHENGPAKKVQLNGTIALNSTRCDSIESTILDMEELVNRVKWLKQILKFGISSSVQVPAWEFLEHPEISTPK